The DNA sequence GTCTTGTCTGATGCATTGCGAGTCAAACAACTTAAGAGTCTTTAACTGAAAGGCCACTTGGCAAATGGTTTGGATCGGCACGTTTCTTACCAGCTGCTAACCTTTGGTTGTAAGAGCACATAAAAATGAATTTCCCAAAGTAGtaaaaaattgtttttttttagaaaatgtGGAGGCTAACCTGTTCCTGGTTTGGTGTCACGGTTGTTAAAGTTATTAGCTTCATTCTTCTTATTTTCATTCAGGACATTTTGGCTGGTTACTCCAGGGATGATGGGCAGGTGCGCTGGTGGGGTCTGGGCTATAGGGGAGTTACGTCTATCCAACAGAAACTTCCGATCATAGATGATCCGGGTTCCTGCAATAAAACACAATATACAGCCCAAATCAAATTATTTCAGTATTGTATTTAAATTATACAACATTTTCAAAAGTCCTTTATTTGTTTACTAAACTGTCATAATACTATTacactttaaagcaacactaaagagtttttgtaccttaaaataatgtttccaacaTAATTTCaatggttcatcaacttgtaacaggATGAACGGCACTCCTGCATTCGTTTCGCAGTCCTCTATCGGCTATTCGCTCTATGTAAGTTTACTAGATCGGGttgcggatctgtagttcgattgaatgagacataagaaactacaaattggacttgcttcgatgtcacaatacatgatactttcataaaatcatgcaacatgatctaccttgtctgttgacattgttatttgcaaaGCCAgcgctggataaacaaatagtgtgcgtgcgataagaggaaaagtgctttggtgttgctttaagaggCACTGTATCAAATACATACAAGTCAGTTCTTCCGACAACACAATGCTGTGTTCAAGATATTCAAACTCTACACAGAGCCTCATTATGACAGACCAATTTCAAGCAATTACCCATATGCATTCAGAGAAAGCTGTTATTCCATTGCAATTTGACTCTTGGACAGTAATCACTTGACAACAAACATGGGGATTCAAAATTGAACGCCTTTGCCTCGTTCTGAAGAATACAAGTAACAGATTCCATACACTGCCATCAAAATGCAATTCAAGGATTTTCTGTGTCCCAATACCTGTTGCCTAGAAACAGTATACTTAAGTTGGCTCTCAGGGAGGTATTCTGCAGGCCTGGAGTGAGTGATAAATTACCATTACCATTCGTCTTAGTGTATGCAAATGGCCCACAGTCCTCACTTCAGCTGGGCTCAGCTCCAGGGCATAAAACTAAGAGTGGAACTatagctgagctgagctgtagACCTACAATAAGGGACATTCCACTTCAATCATCAACCATTttttagaggggatgcatcccctctattgaaatccggtcgcttcttattattataattacagtgcatggaaatgcactgtattgttattcctaggctttttctttttattatttttctttttattattgggtcattccacgccaaatcaaccagagcccacgcacttgcgtctcaaaaaaatctgaaaaaaataccatgtgtgcctatgttacccaggagacactctgtaaaatgtttttgtgctaagatcaatacttttcaagtaacagccagttttacagggggaggggggtgtcaaatttgttctgcctcttttttttgtcaaagttcacaagctcattgctcaagaactagaatctgtaggaggctcaaattttgcaggctggtgcataaataggaatagtatgcagtaaaatcaccacgagtagtctggatgatcctgcatggtcatagcagtccctcaaagttgatcaaaattttattggagttcttggctgggctctgtttaggcttacagaagacatatttttactcaaaataggctcttgatttttttttctcttattgagatcagtagaaacactttccgaaaaagcaatgaagagaaaagaaaatccatcagggactgaacagcagacctcacaagtttgaaaaataattttggatctcatattcagagcaccctaacaccttgtgggaatatacaaagatttttttgattttttttttgttaatctgcattacctcttctttttaaaaacaccaatttgacttgtcttatgcaaatctttctttttcattttccaccctaaacatggacaaaatgcaccattgagatcaatatgttttgtccccacccggcaatttcagtgattcagtgattttagtggcacctagtggttactctatacaaaacaaatctctcaatagatctctatggtgcattttgcccttgttcagggtgggaaatgaaaaagaaagatttgcataagacaagtcaaattggtgtttttaaaaagaagaggtaatgcagattatagaaaaaaatattaaaaaaatctttgcatattcccacaaggtgttaaggtgctctgaatatgagatccaaatttatttttcaaacttgtgaggtctgctgttcagtccctgatggattttcttttctcttcattgctttttcggagagtgtttctacttatctcaataagaaaaaaaacccaagagtctatgttgagtaaaaatgagttctgtttaggccttctgaaggcctaaacagaacccagccaaaaactccaataaaattttgatcaactttgagggactgctatgaccatgcaggatcatccagactactcgtggtgattttactgcatactattcctatttatgcaccagcctgcaaaatttgagcctcctacagattccagttcttgagcaatgagcttgtgaactttcacagaaaaaagaggcagaacaaatttgacacccccctccccctgtaaaactggctgttacttgaaaagtattgatcttagcacaaaaacattttacagagtgtctcctgggtaacataggcacacatggtatttttttcagatttttttgagacgcaagtgcgtgggctctggttgatttggcgtggaatgaccctattattcttccaggccctaatttgactctaaccgcttatcgtaggaacttggttcaaacgttgtcacgtagctcttgcatcaaagtttcggcctattacttttcatatttctacgactctaacttttttaaatattaaataaatactaaacttaattttgccatagacttaacattggctttgtgacatcataattagcttttaaagaaatagaatggaatcaactttgccagtgttctctcactgacttcagcaacttcaatggaacttcttctctgtgtgtctctctattgaactggatagctcacttgtcatctccactttctttcacttctttttcttcacttcctctcactttctctatcactctctctatttctcacaattttgataacttttcaaaactatatttaaaataacactttttatagcaaagcaaccactataattacttagtaacaacctagcaaccacttccataatgacaccctggcaaccaccctagcaaccaatgtgatttccctagcaaccaacctagtaaccactttttatagaatagtaaccactttaattAACCTAGCAAcatcttagtaatcactttaagtagcctaccctagcataatccttgcaatgactttccatgcacgggtatttccttcaggaaatgcttttctagttagaggggatgcatcccctctattgaaatccggtcgcttcttcttcttattattctttttacctttttgtgcgcgctattcagcccgaaccgcttaacgtacaaacttggttgaaacaccgttcagtagatcttccaaatatctactagacaatctatttgacatttttgagaagtttatactttttgagatatttgtaattaaaagtgtattttcccCCCAttgactttaatggagaatgtgatgtcataatgggccagaactctcagttcccagtctagttagaacactgccctgtgaatccaactgtcacttttaatcaaagattctagaacagagttccactttagaatgtttgcctttaagcatacaatctggctctccctgaactacatatcctattgaagtgtttcctgtgtgtcaaaataaaagtctacccaacagattgcatcccctcgtgtaattcctcgggaattgcatttctagttattattattattctttttacctttttgtgcgcgctattcagcccgaaccgcttaacgtacaaacttggttgaaacaccgttctgtagatcttccaaatatctactagacaatctatttgacattttagagaagtttatactttttgagatatttgtaattaaaagtgtatttttcccccatagactttaatggagaatgtgatgtcataatgggccagaactctcagttcccagtctagttagaacactgccctgtgaatccaactgtcacttttaagcaaagattctagaacagagctccactatagaatctttgcctttaagcatacaatctggctctccctgaactacacatagtatagaagtgtttcctgtgtgtccaaataaaagtctacccagcagattgcatcccctcgtgtaattcctctggaattgcatttctagtatTGTTCTGTTCTCCGATTAATCAAGGATCAAGTCAATCAAGTCATGGGAATTATGTATTAGCTTTCACTCCCCTCCCCCAGCTTTAATGTTTTCCTATAGTTAACTTTTAAGGGGTAAtataaaactatatttaaataaCCTATATCAATAATATGCAGGATATTCTTCTAGTTATATAtaacatgtagtgtgtgtgtgtttttaggaaAATGACTGtggatatatatgtgtgtctggaTTTTATGCAACATATTGGGATATGAATGTGGAGGGGACCCTCTATTCAAATGATGTAAGTGTGAAATCTGTGCACTAAGCTGATCGGACTGTCTCTGAAATCTTGTCATCTAAGAGTGACGTGTGGCACAGGCAAAATGGGCGATTGCCTGAGGTGCAATTTAAAATGTCAAAGAGGTTTGTCTGAGGTGCAAATACAAGTACATGCTTGTGTTGCCCTTTTCCCTCAGAAAAACATTGTCAATCAAACAGTTCACTGCTATGCATAGTCTCTTGGCTGTGCTATTTCATTAGAAAATGACAAAATGTCTAACCAATAAAATGTATGACTTGTTGTGCAGGGATTGGTCTGGATAACTCCATGTGGCTAGCTAGTTTTTCTGTCACATCAACATTCAGAGATTAGCAATATTAATATCTGCCCCCAGTTAAAAGATAGGTTACTGTAAGCCAACACAGCCAACACTATAATGTCTGTAGCACCTAAACAGCTACAATATGTCAGGCATACTTGTTTCTACTCTAGATAATTGTGGTCAGTCCTGCCTAGTTTTATCATTTGCTTGCTATGGTATAGCTACTGCGAACTCTACTATCTTAATAATGCAATTCAGTTTAATTAAGTTTTATTCATATTATAGCACCTTATTATACAAAGGTGCTTTTTAGAGCTCAGCTTGCGTATGAACCTTGATCCTGAGCAACCACTGGCAAGaaagcaaacaagcaaataCAAAGGCAATAAACAAAAAAGTCCCTTGAAAGATGGAACTTTGGGCAGAACCACACAAGGGGGGTTGAGggactactgtatgtgaggcCAGCAACATAGAAAGATGTAGGCCTAGACCTTTACATCAGAGAGGCATGCTAGCATAGGCTACCTAGGCTACAAAATtcatacagacatacatgcaGAGCTAGTGGAGGAAATGGGGAGAGGTTGCATTCATTTGGCTATAAAAACTCAATGTTTGATTTTATGGTCAAAGTTCAGCAGGCTTGTGGACAATTAACTCATTACCTCATCCAATATCATTTAATTTTTAAAACCCAAGATTTGATTTGCTAAGATGTCATCACTAGCCTATTCAAATCAACATATCTAGAAGAGAATGCAAAGAACAGCGCGAGTGTTCCTCACTGCACACGTTGTGAGGGCTGTAGGCAGAAAGAGCAAAATAATAAACATGTTCTAGCTGAGTAGATAATGACGTAATACAGTATCCGGTATTGCTGGTTTAGTTGGTTAAGAACACAAATTGTGCTGGAGTATGCCTTTAATGTTAACTGTAACTGGTTTCACAAAACCTGACAAATGTCACCTGCAAATGTCGATCTATTGCCAACTTAATATGACAGGCAtagataggcctatagcctactactacaGGGCCATTTATCGACACAAAACTGCTGAGAGGAATGGTGGTATGACAGGCTTAATATATATCAGACTGTCATCAATTTCATTGTAATAATGTAACAAACAAGCTTCTCAATCACTGCGTTGATGCTTGGCCAATCAGGTTCTTCAAACCGACAGCATAGGCGGCGCAAtaatgctttgtttttgttttgaacgAAGCTCGGGTTGTTGGATAAGAGACAGGCCACATAGTTGTGATCCAACAGACTATTTAAGTAAGCTTAACAATCGACAACCAACGCTCCCCGGTTCTCCGACATATCAAATGCACCATATGTTTGCATTACCTCCCGGAGTGGTGGAAAATAAAGTGCCTCCAGGGGTGGTGCAATAATCATGAGGTAGCTGCGTTGTGTCGTTGATCAGCACCGTCCTGGTCGGGATGGCCCGGCTCTCACTAAAATGACGACTGGTCGACATTGCATCGAACAATCACAAAACAAATAATAGCAAACTAAAGATGTTAGGCTATCTTGCGGGAAGTGGTATCCCGGACCCGTCCCCCTCTCTCGTTTCTCTCCAAAAGCCTCCCTTGTTGCTCAGCTCGCTAACCCAGCCTTCAGCACggtcccctccctccaccaggCAGGAAGCGAAGCGTCTGCGTAGAGGATATGAGGTCATTAGCTGAGGCTTCCAGTGTTGAATTTGCCGTCTTCAACAAGTACTTTTTAATACTAAATGTAAAGCATACCTTTATCATTTGAAACGTTGTGTGCACTACTCGTAAATACAATTTCACGCTGTTAACATATTGCTAAATTATCTGAATGTAGCCCTGCAATATATTTTGATAACTGGCAATGAGTTTGTGACAATAAACACCACGGTATTATTAGACACAAATGTCTAAAATTATTTCCAATCATATCATAAAATGAGGGATAGGCCTACAATGTATCCGTTGaagccatagacctaaaaggtTGAAGCCCTAAAAGATAGGTTGATGCAAGTGCAcgcctcttcctctttcacaaCTGCGCATGCGGTCTTAGGTTCTTTCAAAGCCAAGTGCAGCCGTGTACGCTCCTGGTACGCTCACATCATTTACCAGTTGGTAGTCTGAAAACAGCAATAAAGCTAACACTATGAGTTTCACAGTCGAAGAGAGAGGAAATCCAAACACCCTAAGTTTCAGATTGTTTTTCAGTAAGTAGAACCATTTTACAGTGAATCGAGATTTGATTCGTGAGTAGCCAATAGCCTACTGATGGGCCGTAATGTTAAGTTTCCACGTGTCATTCATTATAGTGAAAATCATGTTCAAATCAGTAAATAACCATAGAGATTTGGGCGCATATTGCATCTGGGCGTTCAGTGTGCCTTAGTTGATAATTCAAGGATAAGCATGTTTTCTTCAGCGATATGCTGAGATGTTGCCCGTCCAGTTCAGATGGGATAGGGTGATGTGGACGCCTGTGTTCCTTGACGAGTCAAGGAAGGAAGTGGCGATGTTATCATTTTAATTTGCAGCAGAAACTGCACCttaactttcagtttcaagaTGAGAAAGTTCTTTTCGAAATTCTAAAGCAACGGCAGACATTTCATGTCGACATGTCCATGTATGGTGCACACACTTTGCAGTTATTCCAGTGGTCTAAATGAAAGCTCACCAAGAATATTGAATAATGCCTAATCACTGAAGGTCTACGTCACGGTTGGCTACAGGCTCACTCAGATTGAGGGTCGAACGTAAGGTGACTGATATAATTTACCTGTTTTATAGAAAACTCTGAAGGGAAGTACATCTCGCCATTCCATGACATACCTCTCTATGCTGATGAAAGCCAGGTACAGGTTCATGTGTTTAAATTGACTTTTCTTCTTAAGAAGCTGACGGAAAATCTtttagtagcctactttaaaaCAACACTCAAGTGCTTGTTTTATTTACCACCTAATGACATTGACCATGTCTGCCAATAGACCATATTGAAATCTTTAGATAAGAGGTCATGTTATAGGGAATGGTAATAAACCTTCCCAGTATTATAATATAACTGATATAACCAGTAGATTGTCTACTTTCTTATCATTTATGATAATATTGACCTTATTGAATAAAGCCACGGACATTATAAGGGATGTGATGTAGCTTACCTATCCCCCATTTAACCAACATTAAGCCGTAGGCCTTTATGGCACAAAAAGTCATTGTATTCTTTGAAGTGTTTGCTGTGCTTGCTGTGCTGAATACAAGGCCTTAACCCACATCACTTTGTCTGTAGAATATTTTCCATGTAGTCATTGAGGTACCAAGATGGACAAATGCCAAGATGGAGGTAAGTGTATCTTTAATACCGTATCAGTAGT is a window from the Sardina pilchardus chromosome 18, fSarPil1.1, whole genome shotgun sequence genome containing:
- the eif4ebp2 gene encoding eukaryotic translation initiation factor 4E-binding protein 2, with protein sequence MSTSRHFSESRAIPTRTVLINDTTQLPHDYCTTPGGTLFSTTPGGTRIIYDRKFLLDRRNSPIAQTPPAHLPIIPGVTSQNVLNENKKNEANNFNNRDTKPGTGEDAQFEMDI